From a single Eleginops maclovinus isolate JMC-PN-2008 ecotype Puerto Natales chromosome 2, JC_Emac_rtc_rv5, whole genome shotgun sequence genomic region:
- the LOC134879033 gene encoding titin-like: protein MNTSSLTVLHIRHAAREHCGQYSIIASNSAGKCTGEITVIVLEKPDPPTGPLRIDEISSDYVVILWEPPEYTGGCQLENYVVEKRDTLSTEWQTVSATTVRTTIKVTKLKTGSEYQFRVFAENRYGKSTAITSPIVIAQYPFSVPTEPGTPFVSTVTKYSMVVEWDPPAKDGGSPLIGYHLERKEKNSILWTKLNKIVIPDARLKTSGLDEGIEYEFRVFAENIAGLSPSSKVSECYVARDPCDPPGKPEAVVITRENITLQWAKPKFDGGSAITGYVVEKRELPDGRWMKANYTNVIETQFTVTGLTGGQCYEFRVTAKNGAGVWSTPSENVDIIAQDVIEGPTVLVDPKFKSTAVVQAGETFVIDADYFGKPLPEVCWLKDGKEIDKATQRMEVKNTLTHTTLTVRNCARVDGGQFVLSLRNMGGTTSTRVNVKVLDRPGPPDGPLKVKVVSAEKCNLHWNPPLNDGGATVSHYIIEKRETSRVTWTGVEHHVEAVSYKVTKLVPGKEYIFRIAAVNKFGVGEFLESDPFIAQNPFTTPSTPSTPSANAVTGDSIMLSWERPENDGGSEIEGYILEKCDKEGVRWTKCNKRRLNDLRFRCTGLTEGHYYQFRVFAENAAGVGAPSEPSEYIKVCEATYPPGPPTNPKVIDYSCSTVSLTWSKPIYDGGAAISGFVVEMKEASEDEWIACTPSTGVKETNYTVKTLRENAEYNFRIRAMNVAGVGEHVDLPQSVVAAEKLEAPDIELDATLRKIVGVRACSTLRLLVTIRGRPEPEVKWSKDGGPLSERAQIEVTSSYTELVIENVNRNDTGKYVLTAENCSGLKSAFINVRVLDSPSAPTNLELKDIKRDSVSISWEAPLIDGGAKISHYIVEKREDARKAFTSVCSNCVRNSYKIDNLQEGSFYYFRVLAVNEFGNGLPAVTTEAVKVSEAPLPPGKITLSDVNSNSARLSWEKPDHDGGSKITRYIVEMQAKGEEAWTMCSESKSLDATISGLAKEKEYFFRVSAVNDKGKSEPKSLTAPVTVKDSSAGPIISLLSNTFNVKAGSDLKIDVPFKGVPTPTVMWKKDGNLLKETSRVNVHTSDTSSQIIIKDATKIDVGMYEVTLTNSTGTTSAEISVNVFERPGPPSDLSVEEVSADFMSLSWHPPHYTGGCQISNYVVEKRDTGSTIWQTVSATVARTSIKISRLTQGAEYQFRIAAENRYGKSQFVESKHVVAQYPFKPPSPPTNLHVVSASKFVMVVAWSKPDSDGGSPIIGYHIECKDQSSILWTKLNRNPVSENQFKVSSVEEGLIYEFRVCAENMAGVGPCSKASEPVAARDQCDPPSNLTVTNITNSSVSLSWEKPEYDGGAKITGYIVERKELPENCWLKCNFTNLQDTFLEVTGLTEGEEYDFRVIAKNSADLFSSPSETTGPVTVQHDVEPPKIILEDKFRQVMVVKAGDLLRMDADISGRPNPTVFWTKNGRHIGTKGRVEMTATKMHTSLLIRESVRKDSGQYILTLQSTGGTTSRAITCKVLDRPGPPAGPLEVSALSAEKCTLSWEPPHETGGAEIMHYIVEKCETSRVAWTLMYGDLMATTCKITKLLKGNEYLFRVKAVNKYGEGEILESEPVKAMDPFTIPSAPTDVEVTSTTSEAMTICWKRPTSDGGSRISGYIIEKRDKQGVRWVRVNKKPVYDLRVKAPGLHEGWEYEFRVFAENAAGLSEPSLPCPLTLAEDPKFLPSPPAKPTIIDSSRTSITLSWNKPLFDGGSAVTGYKVEFRKSEEEDWTVGVQNTDKTEFTVTGLTAGMEYVFNVSSINKIGISEPSPETDPEVAMEREEEPRFDVGTDIRKTLLVKVGGTFTLTVPFTGKPVPSVTWDKAHIDLRIRGMINTSNSITSITVEGVTRDDSGKYIVKLQNVAGSASLTLNVKVLDSPGPPSNVAVKDVTKNSATVTWDIPENEGGAPVNNYLVDIRDISRRGWTRLTDKCCRLFYKLSDLEEGGIYFFRVTAENEYGIGVPAETKEGTKMIDTTDWETNPGA from the exons ATGAATACGTCATCATTAACAGTTCTTCATATCAGACATGCTGCCAGGGAGCACTGTGGTCAATACTCTATCATTGCAAGCAACAGTGCTGGGAAATGTACAGGAGAAATCACTGTGATTGTTCTGGAAAAGCCAGATCCACCCACAGGGCCTTTGAGAATTGATGAGATCAGTTCTGACTATGTTGTCATCTTGTGGGAGCCACCAGAGTACACAGGAGGGTGTCAGCTAGAAAACTATGTGGTAGAGAAACGTGACACTCTAAGTACAGAATGGCAGACTGTGTCAGCAACAACAGTAAGAACCACAATCAAAGTAACAAAACTGAAGACAGGAAGCGAATACCAATTCAGAGTGTTTGCAGAAAATAGATATGGAAAGAGCACTGCAATCACCTCTCCTATTGTAATTGCACAGTATCCTTTTAGTGTGCCCACTGAGCCTGGCACCCCCTTTGTGTCCACAGTTACAAAGTACAGCATGGTGGTTGAATGGGATCCTCCAGCCAAAGATGGAGGCAGCCCACTCATCGGCTATCACCTTGAACGCAAAGAGAAGAACAGCATTTTATGGACCAAGCTGAACAAAATTGTTATACCTGATGCTCGCTTGAAAACAAGTGGACTGGACGAAGGCATCGAGTATGAATTCAGGGTCTTTGCTGAGAATATTGCTGGACTTAGCCCATCTAGTAAGGTATCTGAATGCTATGTGGCAAGAGATCCCTGTGATCCACCTGGTAAACCTGAAGCTGTTGTCATAACAAGAGAGAACATCACACTTCAGTGGGCAAAACCGAAGTTTGATGGTGGAAGCGCAATTACAGGCTATGTTGTTGAAAAGAGGGAGCTACCAGATGGCAGATGGATGAAGGCAAACTACACCAATGTCATTGAGACTCAGTTCACAGTCACAGGTCTGACAGGAGGACAATGTTACGAGTTTAGAGTGACTGCTAAGAATGGTGCTGGTGTTTGGAGCACACCTTCAGAGAATGTAGACATCATCGCTCAGGATGTTATTGAAGGACCCACAGTGCTTGTTGATCCCAAGTTCAAGAGTACTGCTGTTGTTCAGGCTGGTGAGACATTTGTTATTGATGCTGATTACTTTGGAAAGCCCCTCCCTGAAGTATGTTGGCTCAAGGATGGAAAAGAAATTGACAAAGCAACACAGAGAATGGAGGTTAAAAACACCCTCACTCACACAACGTTGACCGTCAGGAACTGTGCACGAGTGGATGGGGGACAATTTGTCTTGAGCCTCAGAAACATGGGTGGAACTACATCTACTCGCGTTAATGTCAAGGTCCTGGATAGACCTGGTCCACCAGACGGACCACTGAAAGTGAAAGTTGTCAGTGCAGAGAAGTGTAATCTTCACTGGAACCCCCCTTTAAATGATGGTGGTGCCACTGTTTCCCACTACATCATTGAAAAAAGGGAGACCAGCCGTGTTACTTGGACAGGGGTTGAGCATCACGTTGAAGCTGTCAGTTACAAAGTGACAAAACTGGTGCCTGGTAAAGAGTATATATTCAGAATTGCTGCTGTGAATAAATTTGGTGTTGGTGAATTTCTGGAATCAGACCCATTCATTGCACAAAATCCATTTACAACTCCCAGCACACCTTCTACCCCTTCTGCCAACGCTGTGACTGGTGACTCCATAATGCTATCATGGGAAAGGCCTGAGAACGATGGAGGCTCAGAAATTGAGGGCTACATCCTGGAGAAATGTGACAAAGAGGGAGTCAGGTGGACCAAATGCAACAAGAGACGACTAAATGACTTGCGTTTTCGCTGTACAGGGCTGACTGAGGGACATTACTATCAGTTCAGAGTATTTGCAGAGAATGCTGCTGGTGTTGGTGCACCCAGTGAGCCAAGTGAGTACATAAAAGTTTGTGAAGCTACTTACCCACCTGGACCCCCTACCAACCCAAAAGTGATAGACTATTCCTGCAGTACTGTGTCTCTGACCTGGTCAAAGCCTATCTATGATGGTGGAGCAGCCATCAGTGGCTTTGTAGTTGAGATGAAAGAAGCATCAGAAGACGAGTGGATTGCATGTACACCGAGCACAGGTGTAAAGGAGACAAACTACACAGTGAAGACACTAAGAGAAAATGCAGAGTACAATTTTCGTATACGCGCAATGAATGTTGCTGGAGTTGGAGAGCATGTGGATCTACCTCAGTCAGTGGTAGCTGCTGAAAAACTGGAGGCACCTGACATTGAGTTGGATGCAACCTTGAGGAAGATTGTTGGTGTTCGAGCCTGTTCCACATTACGACTCCTTGTCACCATCAGAGGAAGGCCAGAGCCTGAAGTTAAATGGTCAAAGGATGGTGGACCTCTCAGTGAACGCGCTCAAATTGAGGTAACAAGCTCTTACACAGAGTTAGTGATCGAGAACGTCAATAGAAATGACACAGGAAAATATGTGTTGACTGCTGAGAATTGCAGTGGCCTTAAATCAGCATTCATCAATGTCAGAGTATTGGACTCCCCCAGTGCACCAACAAACCTAGAGTTAAAGGATATAAAGAGGGACTCTGTGTCCATCTCCTGGGAGGCACCTCTTATCGACGGAGGAGCAAAGATTTCCCACTATATTGTAGAAAAGCGAGAAGACGCTAGAAAGGCATTCACAAGCGTATGTAGCAACTGTGTAAGAAACTCCTACAAGATTGACAATCTCCAGGAAGGAAGTTTCTACTATTTTCGAGTTCTGGCTGTGAATGAGTTTGGCAATGGACTGCCAGCAGTAACCACTGAGGCTGTTAAAGTGTCTGAGGCTCCTCTGCCTCCTGGTAAAATTACACTTAGTGATGTTAATTCCAACAGTGCAAGACTCTCTTGGGAGAAGCCTGACCATGATGGAGGAAGCAAAATCACACGTTATATTGTAGAAATGCAGGCCAAGGGAGAAGAAGCATGGACAATGTGCTCAGAGAGTAAATCACTTGATGCAACTATTAGTGGGCTGGCAAAAGAAAAGGAGTATTTCTTCAGAGTAAGCGCTGTGAACGACAAGGGAAAAAGTGAACCAAAGTCCCTCACGGCACCAGTTACAGTGAAGGATTCTAGTGCTGGGCCCATTATTAGTTTGCTGTCCAACACATTTAATGTGAAGGCAGGAAGTGACTTAAAGATTGACGTTCCATTCAAGGGTGTACCAACACCAACAGTCATGTGGAAGAAGGATGGCAACTTGCTGAAAGAGACAAGCAGGGTAAATGTGCACACATCTGACACATCATCTCAGATCATTATCAAAGATGCAACCAAAATAGACGTTGGCATGTATGAGGTGACCCTTACCAACTCGACTGGAACTACATCTGCTGAAATCTCTGTTAATGTTTTTGAAAGACCTGGACCACCGAGTGATCTCAGTGTGGAGGAAGTGAGTGCTGACTTTATGTCTTTGTCTTGGCACCCCCCACATTATACTGGTGGGTGTCAAATCAGTAACTATGTTGTTGAGAAAAGAGATACAGGCAGTACAATATGGCAAACTGTGTCAGCCACGGTTGCCAGAACATCAATCAAGATATCCCGCCTGACCCAGGGAGCTGAATATCAGTTTCGTATTGCTGCAGAGAATCGTTATGGCAAAAGTCAATTTGTTGAGTCTAAACATGTGGTTGCCCAGTATCCCTTTAAGCCCCCTAGTCCACCAACCAATCTCCATGTTGTTAGTGCCTCAAAGTTTGTCATGGTGGTTGCATGGAGCAAGCCAGACAGTGATGGCGGCAGCCCTATAATTGGTTATCATATTGAATGTAAGGATCAGAGCAGTATTTTGTGGACAAAGTTAAACCGCAACCCAGTGAGTGAGAACCAGTTCAAGGTCTCAAGTGTTGAAGAAGGTCTAATATATGAGTTCCGGGTCTGTGCTGAAAACATGGCTGGTGTTGGACCATGCAGTAAGGCATCTGAACCTGTAGCAGCAAGAGACCAATGTGATCCCCCGAGCAACCTCACAGTTACCAATATAACAAACAGCTCAGTTTCCCTGTCCTGGGAAAAACCTGAATATGATGGTGGGGCTAAAATAACTGGATATATTGTTGAGCGTAAAGAGCTGCCAGAAAATTGCTGGCTTAAATGCAACTTCACCAATTTACAGGACACCTTCTTGGAAGTGACTGGCCTCACAGAGGGTGAAGAGTATGATTTTCGTGTGATCGCAAAGAATTCAGCTGATCTCTTTAGTTCACCCTCTGAAACCACTGGTCCAGTTACAGTACAGCATGATGTGGAGCCACCCAAAATTATACTTGAAGACAAATTTAGACAGGTGATGGTTGTCAAAGCAGGAGACCTCCTAAGAATGGATGCTGACATCTCTGGCAGACCAAACCCTACAGTGTTTTGGACGAAGAATGGTCGACATATTGGCACCAAGGGACGAGTTGAGATGACTGCAACAAAGATGCATACCTCTCTACTTATCAGAGAAAGTGTTAGGAAAGACTCCGGACAGTATATTCTGACCCTACAGAGTACAGGTGGTACTACATCTCGGGCTATCACCTGCAAGGTCCTGGACAGACCTGGCCCACCTGCTGGACCTCTAGAAGTGTCTGCACTCTCAGCAGAGAAATGCACCCTGTCATGGGAACCCCCTCACGAGACTGGTGGTGCTGAGATCATGCACTACATTGTCGAAAAGTGTGAAACAAGCCGTGTCGCCTGGACCTTAATGTATGGTGACTTGATGGCAACTACCTGCAAAATAACCAAGCTACTCAAGGGAAATGAATATCTATTTAGGGTGAAAGCAGTGAACAAATATGGAGAAGGGGAGATTTTGGAAAGTGAGCCTGTAAAGGCAATGGATCCCTTTACTATCCCGTCTGCTCCGACTGATGTTGAGGTAACAAGTACAACCAGTGAAGCTATGACCATCTGCTGGAAGAGACCTACCTCTGATGGTGGTAGTCGCATCAGTGGTTACATTATTGAAAAGAGGGATAAGCAAGGTGTTCGTTGGGTGCGTGTTAACAAGAAGCCTGTCTATGACCTACGAGTCAAAGCCCCTGGGCTGCATGAAGGATGGGAGTATGAATTTAGAGTCTTTGCTGAGAATGCTGCTGGGCTAAGTGAACCCAGTCTCCCATGCCCGCTAACTCTGGCAGAAGATCCAAAgtttctcccctctcctcctgcaaAACCCACCATAATCGATTCATCCAGGACCTCCATCACTCTGTCATGGAACAAGCCGCTGTTTGATGGTGGGTCAGCTGTAACAGGCTATAAAGTTGAATTCAGAaaatcagaagaagaagactggACTGTTGGTGTTCAGAACACAGATAAAACAGAGTTCACCGTAACTGGGCTCACTGCAGGGATggaatatgtttttaatgtcaGTTCGATAAATAAGATTGGTATCAGCGAACCCAGTCCTGAAACAGATCCTGAAGTAGccatggagagagaggaggagccCAGGTTTGATGTTGGCACTGATATTAGGAAAACCCTGCTTGTAAAAGTTGGAGGCACCTTCACTTTGACTGTGCCATTCACAGGCAAGCCTGTTCCTAGCGTGACATGGGACAAAGCACATATTGATCTGAGAATCAGAGGAATGATAAACACCAGCAACTCCATCACCTCTATCACAGTGGAAGGAGTAACACGCGATGACTCCGGAAAATACATAGTCAAACTGCAAAACGTTGCTGGATCTGCCTCTTTGACGCTGAATGTAAAAGTTTTGGACTCGCCTGGTCCGCCAAGTAATGTAGCAGTTAAAGATGTGACCAAGAATTCAGCCACTGTTACCTGGGACATCCCTGAGAATGAGGGAGGAGCCCCTGTCAATAACTACCTTGTAGATATACGGGATATTAGCAGAAGAGGGTGGACAAGACTCACTGACAAATGCTGCCGACTGTTCTACAAGTTGTCTGACCTGGAAGAGGGAGGAATCTACTTCTTCAGGGTCACCGCTGAAAACGAGTACGGGATCGGTGTTCCAGCTGAGACCAAGGAGGGAACAAAAATGATAG acacCACCGATTGGGAGACAAATCCAGGGGCTTAG
- the gdpgp1 gene encoding GDP-D-glucose phosphorylase 1 isoform X1 yields the protein MMLQFVYNKREFVTDAQRSSGNGLAPEPSKFDMTIQAGWSDRMNRGLFRYHLDDLQTRIIPGQHGYVAQLNIQRGLQRRKPQEILSIQQEFNAKQFNFNKINPEEIIFEMTNDHEGGKDKGQLHECCRVFVLVNVSPLEFGHCLFVPDPSCCLPQVLTSFSIQVGIESVLLSSDPGFRVGFNSLGAFASVNHLHLHGYYLHHELQIESVQVKPLVPEKRFYRLLDFPAGFLFYTESECVEKVARAICQVTDFLVDSNIAHNLFLSRGCPPCDQIQDEKDHCSRKGVRIAVWPRTSCYGAKDESAFNIALCELAGHLPFKNKEDYELSTEKDVNDIIEMYLLPEAEFHTLEQHLTRHLMDV from the coding sequence ATGATGCTCCAGTTTGTGTATAACAAACGGGAATTTGTCACCGATGCCCAGCGGAGCAGTGGAAATGGACTTGCACCAGAGCCATCAAAGTTTGATATGACCATCCAAGCGGGCTGGTCAGACAGGATGAACAGGGGTCTCTTCCGCTACCATCTCGATGATTTACAAACACGTATCATTCCGGGCCAGCATGGCTATGTGGCCCAGCTGAATATTCAAAGAGGATTGCAAAGAAGAAAGCCTCAGGAGATACTGAGCATCCAGCAGGAGTTCAATGCCAAGCAGTTTAATTTTAACAAAATCAATCCAGAAGAaatcatatttgaaatgacAAATGATCATGAGGGAGGAAAGGATAAAGGACAGTTGCATGAATGCTGCAGAGTGTTCGTGCTGGTCAATGTCAGCCCTTTAGAGTTTGGACATTGTCTCTTTGTTCCAGATCCTTCATGTTGTTTACCGCAGGTCCTGACAAGCTTCTCTATCCAGGTTGGTATTGAATCTGTGCTCCTGAGCTCCGATCCTGGCTTCCGTGTGGGGTTCAATAGTCTTGGTGCATTTGCATCTGTCAATCATTTACACCTACATGGTTACTACCTGCACCATGAGCTCCAGATAGAATCTGTGCAGGTCAAGCCGCTAGTTCCTGAAAAGAGATTTTATCGGTTGTTGGATTTTCCTGCCggctttttgttttacacagAATCAGAGTGTGTGGAGAAAGTTGCCAGAGCTATCTGTCAGGTCACAGACTTTCTTGTGGACAGTAATATTGCACACAACCTGTTCTTGAGTCGAGGGTGTCCGCCCTGCGACCAGATACAGGATGAAAAGGATCACTGCTCAAGAAAAGGTGTTCGCATCGCTGTGTGGCCCAGAACATCATGCTACGGTGCAAAGGACGAGTCTGCCTTCAACATTGCTCTCTGTGAGCTGGCTGGGCATTTACCATTCAAGAACAAGGAGGACTATGAGCTCTCTACTGAGAAAGATGTCAACGATATCATAGAAATGTATCTCCTGCCTGAAGCAGAGTTTCACACGTTAGAACAGCACCTAACTCGCCATTTGATGGATGTATAA
- the gdpgp1 gene encoding GDP-D-glucose phosphorylase 1 isoform X2, with protein MYKKMSLHPLAYNISRKDLTMMLQFVYNKREFVTDAQRSSGNGLAPEPSKFDMTIQAGWSDRMNRGLFRYHLDDLQTRIIPGQHGYVAQLNIQRGLQRRKPQEILSIQQEFNAKQFNFNKINPEEIIFEMTNDHEGGKDKGQLHECCRVFVLVNVSPLEFGHCLFVPDPSCCLPQVLTSFSIQVGIESVLLSSDPGFRVGFNSLGAFASVNHLHLHGYYLHHELQIESVQVKPLVPEKRFYRLLDFPAGFLFYTESECVEKVARAICQVTDFLVDSNIAHNLFLSRGCPPCDQIQDEKDHCSRKGVRIAVWPRTSCYGAKDESAFNIALCELAGHLPFKNKEDYELSTEKDVNDIIEMYLLPEAEFHTLEQHLTRHLMDV; from the exons atgtataaaaagatgTCGTTGCACCCATTGGCATACAACATATCACGCAAAG ATCTAACCATGATGCTCCAGTTTGTGTATAACAAACGGGAATTTGTCACCGATGCCCAGCGGAGCAGTGGAAATGGACTTGCACCAGAGCCATCAAAGTTTGATATGACCATCCAAGCGGGCTGGTCAGACAGGATGAACAGGGGTCTCTTCCGCTACCATCTCGATGATTTACAAACACGTATCATTCCGGGCCAGCATGGCTATGTGGCCCAGCTGAATATTCAAAGAGGATTGCAAAGAAGAAAGCCTCAGGAGATACTGAGCATCCAGCAGGAGTTCAATGCCAAGCAGTTTAATTTTAACAAAATCAATCCAGAAGAaatcatatttgaaatgacAAATGATCATGAGGGAGGAAAGGATAAAGGACAGTTGCATGAATGCTGCAGAGTGTTCGTGCTGGTCAATGTCAGCCCTTTAGAGTTTGGACATTGTCTCTTTGTTCCAGATCCTTCATGTTGTTTACCGCAGGTCCTGACAAGCTTCTCTATCCAGGTTGGTATTGAATCTGTGCTCCTGAGCTCCGATCCTGGCTTCCGTGTGGGGTTCAATAGTCTTGGTGCATTTGCATCTGTCAATCATTTACACCTACATGGTTACTACCTGCACCATGAGCTCCAGATAGAATCTGTGCAGGTCAAGCCGCTAGTTCCTGAAAAGAGATTTTATCGGTTGTTGGATTTTCCTGCCggctttttgttttacacagAATCAGAGTGTGTGGAGAAAGTTGCCAGAGCTATCTGTCAGGTCACAGACTTTCTTGTGGACAGTAATATTGCACACAACCTGTTCTTGAGTCGAGGGTGTCCGCCCTGCGACCAGATACAGGATGAAAAGGATCACTGCTCAAGAAAAGGTGTTCGCATCGCTGTGTGGCCCAGAACATCATGCTACGGTGCAAAGGACGAGTCTGCCTTCAACATTGCTCTCTGTGAGCTGGCTGGGCATTTACCATTCAAGAACAAGGAGGACTATGAGCTCTCTACTGAGAAAGATGTCAACGATATCATAGAAATGTATCTCCTGCCTGAAGCAGAGTTTCACACGTTAGAACAGCACCTAACTCGCCATTTGATGGATGTATAA
- the LOC134879046 gene encoding calcium and integrin-binding protein 1-like: MGTTASQLGKDMLSEYQELTFLTKQEILLAHKRFTELLTRDEKDLANTRVPIERILTLPELKSNPFRKRICHVFSTSEYKDGSLTFEDFLDLLSAFSDSATLEIKSHYAFRIFDFDDDGTLDCGDLEKLVNCLTGETDDTRLTPEEMRQLINNILEESDIDKDGTVNLSEFQHVISRSPDFVSSFKIVL, encoded by the exons ATGGGAACTACTGCAAGTCAACTTGGGAAGGATATGCTCTCAGAATATCAA GAGCTGACATTCTTGACAAAACAGGAAATTCTTCT TGCCCACAAAAGATTCACTGAACTGCTCACAAGAGATGAAAAGGACCTTGCAAATACCAGAGTGCCAATTGAGAGGATTCTCACTCTGCCAGAGCTCAAG TCCAACCCTTTCAGGAAAAGAATCTGCCATGTATTCTCAACATCTGAATACAAAGATGGAAGCCTTACATTTGAGGACTTCCTGGATCTCCTAAGTGCCTTCAGTGACTCTGCTACCCTGGAAATCAAATCCCACTATGCATTCCGTATATTTG ACTTTGACGATGATGGAACTCTTGATTGTGGTGATCTGGAGAAGTTGGTAAATTGCCTCACCGGTGAGACGGATGACACAAGACTAACTCCTGAAGAAATGAGACAGCTCATCAACAAT ATTCTGGAAGAGTCCGATATTGACAAGGATGGGACTGTGAACCTCTCAGAGTTTCAGCATGTCATTTCAAGATCTCCAGATTTTGTCAG TTCTTTCAAGATTGTGCTGTGA